Proteins from a single region of Chlorocebus sabaeus isolate Y175 chromosome 25, mChlSab1.0.hap1, whole genome shotgun sequence:
- the LOC119619633 gene encoding torsin-1A-interacting protein 2: protein MFSDNSHCPDCGQQWFPSLELGHWLYQTELVENECYQVFLDRINRADYCPECYPDNPANRSLVLPWSFPLEWAPQNLTRWTFEKACHPFLLGPPLVRKRIHDSRVAGFNPALQLILTRTDKTLNKKLGQNK, encoded by the coding sequence ATGTTTTCAGATAATTCACATTGCCCTGATTGTGGACAACAGTGGTTCCCTAGTTTAGAACTAGGCCACTGGTTGTACCAAACTGAACTTGTTGAAAATGAATGTTACCAGGTATTCTTAGACCGTATTAACAGAGCTGATTATTGCCCTGAGTGTTATCCCGATAATCCTGCTAATAGAAGCCTTGTTCTTCCTTGGTCTTTCCCACTTGAGTGGGCTCCCCAGAATCTCACCAGATGGACCTTTGAGAAAGCTTGCCACCCATTTCTTCTGGGTCCTCCACTGGTTAGAAAAAGAATACATGACTCTCGAGTAGCTGGTTTTAACCCTGCATTACAGTTAATCTTGACCAGGACAGATAAAACCTTAAACAAAAAACTGGGTCAAAACAAATAG